In one window of Anthonomus grandis grandis chromosome 11, icAntGran1.3, whole genome shotgun sequence DNA:
- the LOC126742327 gene encoding beta-galactosidase-1-like protein 3 — MFSLIFVVGLLTQLVASDLPTNYEYFTSNGIHSGLSADQSEFILNGKTLKIYSGAIHYFRVPRAYWRDRIRKLRAAGCNAVETYIAWNLHEYESGSYDFGGGGSEMSDFLYLEEFIKTAQEEDLFVIIRSGPFICAEFEFGGYPSFILRDGEKLWVRTNNEYYMNYVSRWFNVLMPILAKHQFTKGGAIIMFQVENEYALTGYQDHNYLWHLRQLMLDNGIVELLVTADNPWKGTAGTYTEYFLMTGNFDSDVEKNLDDLKALQPGRPLMVMEYWSGWFDYWSRSHTTKTLDNFKTNYSAILAYPASVNLYMFIGGTSFGFLSGAQNLAFDDLNTGFLPMTNSYDYSALLAENGDYTDKYWAAKELLAQYNTIQTKLPDTPELISRVYYPWVSMEKQLELSYLIAQAPSFQTSSPVSMENMDINNGSGQSYGYVVYRKRGLNLPKNSVLKIEGRVCDTVIVLVNGKRVSPVLEKAADLNNFGTWRVNDSTLVLNSEELVDAQLDLLVSNWGRVNVGAYRQYKGIWQGDVLINDEPIYSWIMYALEFKQSWTNNLKYWQDVSSVVDNSSPTLYKGYLWIDGTPGDTYVYMEEWTKGVVIVNGFVLSRYSKMGPQQTLYLPAPLLKEGQNEIVVFEEFTPATQVKFVIEPVYNNH, encoded by the exons ATGTTTTCATTAATATTCGTTGTTGGTCTTCTAACTCAGCTTGTCGCAAGTGACTTGCCTACTAATTATGAATACTTTACGTCAAATGGCATTCATTCCGGTTTGTCAGCGGACCAGTCAGAGTTCATCCTGAatggaaaaactttaaaaatctaCAGTGGAGCTATTCATTATTTTAGGGTCCCAAGGGCATATTGGAGGGATAGAATAAGGAAACTTAGGGCAGCAGGTTGCAATGCTGTTGAAACATACATTGCATGGAACCTACACGAGTACGAATCTg gTAGTTACGATTTTGGTGGCGGAGGTTCTGAAATGTCCGACTTCCTGTACCTCGAGGAATTTATTAAGACAGCCCAAGAAGAAGATCTATTTGTCATCATTAGATCCGGTCCATTCATTTGTGCAGAATTCGAGTTTGGAGGTTATCCAAGTTTTATCCTTAGAGATGGTGAAAAATTATGGGTCAGAACCAACAACGAGTATTACATGAACTACGTTAGCAGATGGTTTAACGTACTGATGCCCATTTTGGCAAAACACCAGTTCACCAAGGGAGGAGCGATCATCATGTTTCAAGTGGAAAACGAGTATGCCCTAACTGGTTATCAGGACCATAACTATTTATGGCATCTTAGACAGTTAATGCTAGATAATGGCATTGTGGAACTCCTGGTGACAGCTGATAATCCTTGGAAAGGCACCGCAGGAACTTATACTGAATATTTCTTGATGACTGGTAATTTTGACTCGGACGTTGAAAAGAATTTGGATGATCTAAAGGCTTTGCAGCCCGGAAGGCCTTTGATGGTTATGGAGTACTGGTCAG GCTGGTTTGACTACTGGTCACGCTCACACACGACCAAGACCTTGGATAACTTCAAGACCAATTATTCAGCTATTCTTGCTTATCCAGCTTCAGTTAACTTATACATGTTCATAGGAGGTACCAGTTTTGGATTCTTAAGTGGAGCTCAGAATTTAGCTTTTGATGATCTTAATACAG gttttttgccAATGACAAACAGCTACGACTACAGCGCCCTCCTGGCTGAAAATGGAGACTATACTGATAAATACTGGGCAGCAAAAGAGCTACTAGCTCAATATAACACTATACAAACGAAACTTCCTGATACTCCTGAGCTGATTAGTCGAGTGTACTACCCGTGGGTGTCCATGGAGAAGCAGCTTGAGTTAAGTTACCTTATTGCTCAAGCTCCATCTTTCCAGACGTCTTCTCCAGTTTCTATGGAAAATATGGATATTAACAATGGCAGTGGACAAAGTTATGGATATGTAGTATACAGAAAACGTGGGCTCAATTTGCCAAAGAATTCAGTGTTGAAAATAGAAGGAAGGGTGTGTGATACCGTGATAGTTCTGGTTAATGGTAAGAGAGTGTCACCAGTTTTGGAAAAAGCTGCCGATCTAAATAACTTTGGAACATGGAGAGTCAACGATTCCACTTTGGTTTTAAATAGTGAGGAGTTAGTAGATGCTCAACTCGATTTATTAGTGAGTAACTGGGGTCGAGTTAATGTAGGTGCATACAGGCAATACAAAGGGATCTGGCAGGGTGATGTTTTGATTAACGATGAGCCCATTTATAGCTGGATCATGTATGCTTTAGAGTTTAAACAAAGTTGgaccaataatttaaaatattggcaAGACGTTTCTTCAGTGGTGGATAACTCATCTCCAACTCTTTATAAGGGTTATCTCTGGATTGATGGAACACCTGGGGATACTTATGTTTACATGGAAGAATGGACTAAAGGTGTGGTTATTGTCAATGGATTTGTGCTTAGTAGATACTCAAAAATGGGACCTCAACAGACCTTGTATTTGCCAGCTCCGCTACTGAAAGAGGGGCAAAATGAAATAGTGGTTTTTGAGGAGTTTACGCCTGCTACGCAAGTAAAGTTTGTTATTGAACCTGTGTATAATaaccattaa